The Bacteroidota bacterium genome contains a region encoding:
- a CDS encoding DoxX family membrane protein, producing MSLTGRIIIAIPMLVFGIFHFAFGAGMAGMVPSWLPGGVLWVYLTGAALIAGAVALFINKQARLAALLLAAFIAIVILTVHLPGMLGGNQVSMSMLLKDLGLVGGLLLVAHTTK from the coding sequence CTGTCACTGACCGGACGTATCATCATCGCCATTCCCATGCTCGTATTCGGGATTTTCCACTTTGCATTCGGTGCCGGTATGGCCGGTATGGTTCCATCGTGGTTACCAGGCGGCGTACTCTGGGTTTATCTGACCGGTGCAGCCCTTATTGCAGGTGCAGTTGCTCTTTTCATCAATAAACAAGCCCGTCTGGCGGCTCTTCTGCTGGCTGCCTTTATTGCCATCGTTATTCTGACGGTCCATCTTCCGGGCATGCTGGGTGGAAATCAGGTTTCCATGTCGATGCTGCTGAAGGATCTGGGTCTGGTTGGCGGTCTGCTGCTGGTTGCCCACACCACGAAATAA
- a CDS encoding AbgT family transporter, with protein sequence METTVKRSAVDRFLSVVERTGNALPHPVTLFFLFCVLILVASALAAWLDLVVVHPTTGAEIRPLNLLSVEGLHRIMNEMVTNFTGFAPLGTVLVAMLGIGIAEGSGLIGSALKVLVTSAPKRMLTMVIVFAGVLSNAASEVGYVLLVPLSGLVFLAVGRHPLAGIAASFAGVSGGYSANLLLGTIDPLLAGLSTEAARIVDPTYLVNPAANFYFMFASTFIITALGTWITEAIVIPRLGPFHGKDDSDTLSDLKPAEKRGLWAALIVVLILAGILVMGLVPEQGFLRSLKDGSILHSPVLSGVVAVIFVAAALAGIVYGLVAGTFKSDGDVIKGMSKSMETMGSYMVLVFVAAQFVAFFKWSNLGLIFAVEGSILLKASGLGPIPLMLGFMLLTAVVNLAMGSASAKWAVMAPVFIPMFMLLGISPEVTQTAYRVGDSVTNIISPMMSYFPLIIAFIQKYDEKAGIGTVVSTMIPYSIIFGIGWAIFFSIWYLLGIPVGPGAPMSYPAVP encoded by the coding sequence ATGGAGACCACTGTCAAACGATCGGCCGTCGATCGCTTCCTCTCGGTTGTTGAACGCACCGGGAATGCCCTTCCTCACCCGGTAACCTTGTTTTTCCTTTTCTGCGTCCTGATTCTGGTGGCATCCGCCCTTGCTGCCTGGCTGGATCTGGTGGTCGTTCATCCCACCACCGGCGCTGAAATACGGCCTCTGAACCTGCTCTCGGTGGAAGGACTCCACCGGATCATGAATGAAATGGTGACCAATTTTACCGGATTTGCTCCATTGGGAACAGTTCTGGTCGCCATGCTCGGGATCGGGATCGCTGAAGGATCCGGACTGATCGGAAGTGCGCTGAAGGTCCTGGTCACCTCGGCACCGAAACGCATGCTCACCATGGTCATTGTATTTGCAGGTGTCCTTTCTAATGCTGCCTCCGAGGTGGGTTATGTACTTCTCGTTCCTCTGAGCGGACTGGTGTTTCTGGCGGTGGGCCGGCACCCGCTCGCCGGAATTGCCGCCAGCTTTGCCGGGGTGTCGGGTGGATATTCAGCCAATCTGCTGCTGGGCACCATCGATCCGCTTCTTGCCGGACTCTCCACCGAAGCCGCCCGGATTGTGGATCCCACCTATCTGGTGAATCCTGCCGCCAATTTTTACTTCATGTTCGCCTCCACCTTTATCATCACCGCACTGGGAACCTGGATCACCGAAGCCATTGTCATTCCGCGTCTGGGGCCGTTTCACGGGAAGGATGATTCCGATACGCTTTCAGACCTGAAACCTGCCGAAAAGCGCGGTTTGTGGGCTGCATTAATCGTGGTTCTGATTCTGGCCGGAATTCTCGTCATGGGACTGGTCCCGGAACAGGGATTTCTGCGTTCTCTTAAGGATGGATCCATTCTGCATTCGCCGGTTCTGTCGGGTGTGGTGGCGGTCATTTTTGTGGCTGCTGCATTGGCCGGAATTGTGTATGGTCTGGTGGCCGGTACGTTCAAATCGGATGGCGATGTAATCAAAGGCATGTCCAAATCCATGGAAACCATGGGATCTTACATGGTGCTCGTCTTTGTGGCTGCTCAGTTTGTGGCCTTTTTCAAATGGAGCAATCTCGGACTCATTTTCGCGGTGGAAGGCTCCATTCTGCTGAAAGCATCCGGTCTGGGACCGATTCCTCTCATGCTGGGCTTCATGTTACTAACCGCCGTGGTGAACCTGGCCATGGGTTCCGCTTCAGCCAAATGGGCCGTGATGGCTCCGGTATTTATCCCCATGTTTATGCTGCTGGGGATTTCTCCCGAGGTCACTCAGACGGCCTACCGGGTCGGCGATTCGGTCACGAATATCATTTCACCCATGATGTCATACTTCCCGCTTATCATCGCCTTCATTCAGAAATATGATGAAAAGGCCGGCATCGGGACGGTGGTCAGCACCATGATTCCCTATTCCATCATTTTCGGAATCGGATGGGCCATCTTTTTCTCGATCTGGTACCTCCTTGGCATTCCCGTGGGTCCCGGTGCTCCTATGAGCTATCCGGCTGTTCCCTGA
- a CDS encoding DUF1211 domain-containing protein: protein MKLTDQTRESTGFVYRGLSPSRLEGFTDAVFAFAITLLVVSLEVPKTYAELKSMMAGFIGFAFCFAMLVLLWFMHQKFFRRYGLHDTITMVLNSALLFILLFYVYPLKFVFTLTAAIFFGPGVLGDLSDVEGPIMPADAGSEMMTIYGLGFAAVFFLFFMLYRHAWALRDVLHLTPVERWLTREELWATGTMATIGLLSVLIAWLPFPAASAWAGFFYFLIGPAMFVIKYVSRSRLVKKFPERELPAA, encoded by the coding sequence ATGAAACTGACCGATCAGACCAGAGAATCCACCGGATTTGTTTACCGTGGACTTTCCCCTTCGCGGCTCGAGGGATTCACCGATGCCGTCTTCGCTTTTGCGATCACGCTGCTGGTGGTGTCGCTGGAAGTTCCCAAAACTTACGCCGAACTGAAATCCATGATGGCAGGGTTTATCGGATTTGCCTTTTGTTTTGCCATGCTGGTGTTGCTGTGGTTCATGCATCAGAAGTTCTTCCGGCGGTATGGATTGCATGATACCATCACGATGGTGCTGAATTCGGCACTTCTGTTTATTCTTCTGTTTTATGTCTATCCGCTGAAATTTGTCTTTACACTGACGGCTGCCATTTTTTTTGGTCCGGGTGTGCTGGGTGATTTATCCGATGTGGAAGGACCGATCATGCCTGCCGATGCCGGGTCGGAAATGATGACGATTTACGGTTTGGGATTTGCCGCGGTTTTCTTCCTGTTTTTTATGCTTTACCGGCATGCATGGGCCCTTCGGGACGTGCTTCATCTGACGCCGGTTGAACGCTGGCTCACCCGCGAGGAACTCTGGGCCACCGGGACCATGGCAACCATCGGGCTTCTGTCAGTTCTGATTGCCTGGCTGCCTTTTCCGGCGGCCTCTGCCTGGGCCGGATTCTTCTACTTCCTGATCGGGCCGGCCATGTTCGTCATTAAATATGTCTCCCGTTCCCGTCTCGTTAAAAAGTTTCCCGAACGGGAACTTCCTGCTGCCTGA
- a CDS encoding DUF4870 domain-containing protein has translation MDSFSDLSKQEKDTRLWASVCHFIPLVVVIGDWFSHSLANIWAPALIWLFFRNRDEFVVANARESVNFQIAITSYLVIFFLLLYSPLKVGLIPQGWYYGILVFIVTLALVFVVMMIQASVLAIRGESHRYVLIYRLFRSKSV, from the coding sequence ATGGATTCTTTTTCCGATTTATCCAAGCAAGAAAAGGACACGCGTCTCTGGGCAAGTGTCTGTCATTTTATTCCGCTGGTGGTGGTGATTGGCGACTGGTTCAGCCATTCACTTGCCAATATCTGGGCGCCGGCTCTTATCTGGCTCTTTTTCAGAAACCGCGATGAATTTGTGGTGGCCAATGCCCGCGAATCGGTAAACTTCCAGATTGCCATCACCTCGTATCTGGTAATTTTCTTCCTGCTGCTTTACAGTCCGCTGAAAGTGGGTCTGATTCCACAGGGCTGGTATTACGGCATCCTCGTTTTCATTGTCACGCTGGCGCTGGTCTTCGTGGTCATGATGATTCAGGCATCGGTTCTGGCCATCCGGGGTGAATCGCACCGGTACGTTCTCATTTACCGTTTATTCAGATCAAAATCCGTATGA
- the hemL gene encoding glutamate-1-semialdehyde 2,1-aminomutase, whose protein sequence is MKSYPQSAALFDRARAVIPGGVNSPVRAFKSVGGTPVFMKSGSGCYLTDVDGNTYIDYCGSWGPLISGHAHPEILKAVMASAQNGTSFGTPNPCEVEIASLITGLLPHAEMIRFVNSGTEAVMSAIRVARGFTGRTKIIKFDGCYHGHADSLLVNAGSGLATFGIASTPGVPESLARETLVLPLDDEDRFLDLMKSVGDQVAAVIIEPVPANNGLLLQRREFLQTLRDACTQSGALLIFDEVISGFRVALGGATGVYDIRPDLVTFGKIIGGGFPVGAYAGRRDIMSVIAPVGKVYQAGTLSGNPVAMAAGLTQLRLLTEPGFYDRLESLAARLGEGMASIIRNLNIEAVPIRMGSVLWTYFGAADRLRRATDIDHATMDRYRLFFHHCLENGVYIAPSGYEVMFVSSVHQSTDLDRTLTIMESAFKVAYGK, encoded by the coding sequence ATGAAATCCTATCCGCAATCTGCTGCCTTGTTCGACCGGGCCCGGGCCGTTATTCCCGGTGGCGTGAATTCCCCTGTCCGGGCGTTTAAATCGGTGGGCGGAACTCCGGTTTTTATGAAATCGGGATCGGGATGCTACCTGACCGATGTGGATGGAAATACCTATATCGATTACTGCGGATCGTGGGGCCCACTTATTTCGGGTCATGCACATCCCGAAATTTTGAAAGCGGTGATGGCTTCTGCACAGAACGGTACCAGTTTCGGAACCCCGAATCCGTGCGAAGTGGAAATAGCTTCTCTGATTACCGGTTTGCTGCCGCATGCAGAAATGATCCGGTTTGTGAATTCCGGAACCGAGGCGGTCATGTCAGCCATCCGGGTGGCCCGCGGGTTCACCGGCCGGACGAAAATTATCAAATTTGATGGATGCTATCACGGTCATGCCGACAGTCTGCTGGTCAATGCCGGATCGGGACTGGCCACATTCGGAATTGCCTCAACTCCCGGTGTTCCCGAGTCTCTGGCAAGGGAAACGCTGGTGCTTCCGCTGGATGATGAAGACCGCTTCCTCGACCTGATGAAATCGGTGGGTGACCAGGTGGCAGCCGTGATTATTGAGCCGGTTCCGGCAAATAACGGCCTGCTTCTTCAACGTCGTGAATTCCTGCAGACCCTGCGTGATGCCTGTACGCAATCGGGCGCCCTGCTCATTTTCGATGAGGTGATTTCCGGATTCCGGGTGGCGTTAGGTGGTGCAACCGGGGTGTATGACATCCGACCCGATCTGGTCACTTTCGGAAAAATCATTGGGGGCGGATTCCCGGTAGGTGCCTATGCCGGCCGCCGTGATATCATGTCGGTGATTGCTCCGGTCGGAAAGGTCTATCAGGCCGGAACCCTGTCCGGAAATCCGGTAGCCATGGCAGCCGGACTTACCCAACTGAGATTGCTTACTGAACCCGGTTTCTATGACCGACTGGAATCACTTGCAGCACGTCTGGGAGAAGGAATGGCGTCGATCATCAGGAACCTGAATATCGAAGCGGTGCCCATCCGGATGGGCTCGGTTTTATGGACGTATTTCGGTGCGGCGGACCGTCTGCGACGGGCAACCGATATAGATCATGCCACCATGGATCGTTACCGGCTCTTTTTTCATCACTGTCTCGAAAATGGGGTCTACATTGCGCCCAGCGGCTACGAAGTAATGTTTGTTTCCTCGGTTCATCAGTCAACCGATCTGGACCGTACCCTTACCATCATGGAATCGG